A single window of Xylocopilactobacillus apicola DNA harbors:
- the zwf gene encoding glucose-6-phosphate dehydrogenase: MRKTISKDLDSNLVEEKKTLFIIFGGSGDLARRKLYPALFRLFLAGTLNEHFAVIGTSRRSWPDEYYQNIVLDSIAKVNGATQDDRQNFAKHFFYQANDVTDVGHYKVLKHRAREIAQKFQIDGPWLYYLAMAPTLFGTITENLARCEFLENSHPNRLVIEKPFGHDYLSAKTLNEEIQKAFPEKDIYRIDHYLGKEIVQNIVPFRFSNPLIKSIWNSKFISNIQITLAEKVGVEERAGYYEQAGALRDMFQNHISQLMMLSSMEEPVSLEANDFVEQKYRVLASLKPLNQQDLLNNFVRGQYCASKEMPGYREEAGVDPKSNVETFVAGKLELQTPSLKGVPIYFRTGKRLKEKETRIDVVFKAPETGPYLDAKNNVLTIFIDPSSGISLKYNAKSIGDTKILSHFEMQRLYTEEERHQMPEAYQRLFHDVLNGDKTNFVQWEELCASWKLTDQIVNYWHQQPLADSEFYAAGSLGPRSANDLLANDHNYWIYQG, encoded by the coding sequence ATGAGGAAAACGATAAGTAAGGATCTAGATTCCAATTTAGTAGAAGAAAAAAAGACGTTATTTATTATATTTGGCGGCTCAGGGGATCTTGCACGGCGTAAACTTTATCCCGCTTTGTTTCGTTTATTTTTAGCAGGTACCTTAAACGAGCATTTTGCTGTAATTGGAACTTCTCGGCGTTCGTGGCCTGATGAATATTACCAGAATATTGTTCTTGACTCGATTGCAAAGGTAAATGGTGCAACACAAGACGATCGTCAAAACTTTGCTAAACACTTCTTTTATCAAGCTAATGATGTGACTGATGTCGGTCATTATAAAGTGTTAAAACATCGAGCCCGGGAAATTGCTCAAAAGTTTCAAATTGATGGACCATGGCTTTATTATTTGGCAATGGCGCCTACTTTATTTGGCACCATTACGGAAAATTTAGCTCGTTGTGAATTTTTAGAAAATAGTCACCCGAATCGCCTGGTGATTGAAAAACCTTTTGGTCATGATTATTTAAGTGCGAAAACTTTAAACGAAGAAATTCAAAAGGCTTTTCCTGAAAAAGATATCTATCGCATTGATCACTATTTAGGTAAAGAAATTGTTCAAAATATTGTACCATTTCGTTTTAGTAATCCTTTAATTAAATCGATCTGGAATTCGAAATTTATTAGTAACATTCAGATTACACTTGCTGAAAAAGTGGGGGTCGAAGAACGTGCTGGCTATTATGAGCAAGCGGGAGCTTTACGTGATATGTTTCAAAATCATATTAGTCAGTTAATGATGCTCTCTTCGATGGAAGAACCTGTAAGTCTAGAGGCAAATGATTTTGTTGAACAGAAATACCGCGTATTAGCGAGTTTAAAACCACTGAATCAACAAGATTTGTTGAATAATTTTGTTCGAGGGCAATATTGTGCTTCAAAAGAAATGCCTGGCTATCGAGAAGAAGCGGGAGTCGATCCTAAATCCAATGTTGAAACTTTTGTTGCAGGAAAATTGGAGTTACAAACTCCTAGTTTAAAAGGAGTTCCAATCTATTTTCGGACTGGAAAAAGACTGAAAGAAAAAGAGACCAGAATTGATGTGGTTTTTAAAGCTCCTGAAACTGGTCCTTATCTTGATGCTAAAAACAATGTTTTAACGATTTTTATTGATCCATCTTCCGGTATTAGTTTAAAATATAATGCAAAGTCCATCGGAGATACGAAGATTTTGTCACACTTTGAGATGCAGCGACTTTATACAGAAGAAGAACGGCATCAAATGCCAGAAGCTTATCAGCGGTTATTTCATGACGTTTTAAATGGAGATAAAACTAATTTTGTTCAGTGGGAGGAGTTGTGCGCTTCTTGGAAACTAACAGATCAAATTGTAAATTATTGGCATCAACAACCGCTTGCAGATAGTGAATTTTATGCTGCAGGCTCTCTAGGTCCGAGATCAGCCAATGATTTGTTAGCTAATGATCACAACTACTGGATTTATCAAGGATAG
- the yajC gene encoding preprotein translocase subunit YajC, translating to MKLNLMAAQQGAGGQTMYMLVLMIILFGAMYIFTVRPQKKKMAEQQDRLSKVKKGDEVITRSGLHGTVDSVDQAKRVFVLNANNIFLTFELGAIMEVKSVDKPEHLNTKDDTDSPEMGNVEEESDNEENDK from the coding sequence ATGAAACTTAATTTAATGGCTGCTCAACAAGGTGCAGGGGGACAAACGATGTATATGTTAGTCTTGATGATTATCTTATTTGGTGCAATGTACATATTCACCGTTCGCCCTCAAAAAAAGAAGATGGCTGAACAACAAGATCGGCTATCGAAAGTCAAAAAGGGTGATGAAGTTATCACTAGAAGTGGCTTACACGGTACAGTTGATTCGGTTGATCAAGCTAAAAGAGTGTTTGTTTTAAATGCAAATAATATTTTCTTAACCTTTGAACTTGGAGCAATTATGGAGGTGAAATCTGTCGACAAACCAGAACATCTCAACACTAAAGATGATACTGATAGCCCTGAGATGGGTAATGTAGAAGAAGAAAGCGACAATGAGGAAAACGATAAGTAA
- the tgt gene encoding tRNA guanosine(34) transglycosylase Tgt, whose product MDWPIKYRLEKKDPRSLARAGEIITTRGTYQTPMFMPVGTQATVKSMSKDDLKSLGAGIILVNTYHMWVRPGEQVVKKAGGLHEFMNWDQPILTDSGGFQAFSLADLRNFSEEGIEFKNHLNGDRMNMTPEVSIRVQNDLDSDIMMSLDILEPFDSSHDQMKAAIERTSRWAERGLQQHLKTGRPDQGLFGIVQGGGHRDLREQSAKDLVAMDFAGYSIGGLSVGETKSEMNEVLSYTTPLLPENKPRYLMGVGTADSLIDGVIRGVDIFDCVLPTRIARNGTAMTHRGRVVIKNARYEEDFSPLDSECDCDTCRNYTKAYIRSLFANHEILGIRLVSYHNLYFLTHLMRQVRQAILDENLLEFREDFFEKYGFNQKNAKNF is encoded by the coding sequence ATGGACTGGCCAATTAAATACCGTTTAGAAAAAAAAGATCCCCGAAGTTTAGCCCGGGCAGGAGAGATTATCACAACCCGAGGAACTTATCAGACTCCGATGTTTATGCCTGTGGGAACCCAAGCAACTGTTAAATCTATGTCAAAAGACGATCTTAAAAGCCTAGGTGCAGGGATCATTTTAGTTAATACCTACCATATGTGGGTGCGTCCCGGGGAACAAGTTGTTAAAAAAGCTGGCGGCCTCCATGAATTTATGAACTGGGATCAGCCAATTTTGACTGATTCTGGAGGGTTTCAAGCTTTTTCATTAGCTGATTTAAGAAATTTTTCTGAAGAAGGAATTGAATTTAAAAATCATCTTAATGGTGATCGGATGAATATGACTCCAGAGGTGTCGATCAGAGTACAAAATGATCTGGATTCAGATATTATGATGAGTCTTGATATCTTAGAACCTTTTGACAGTAGTCATGATCAAATGAAAGCGGCAATTGAGCGAACTAGCCGCTGGGCAGAGAGAGGACTTCAGCAACACTTGAAAACCGGACGCCCTGATCAAGGTCTTTTTGGGATTGTTCAAGGTGGAGGCCATCGCGATTTAAGAGAGCAAAGTGCTAAAGATTTAGTTGCAATGGATTTTGCAGGTTATTCTATTGGTGGCCTTTCTGTTGGAGAAACTAAGTCAGAAATGAACGAAGTGTTATCTTATACAACGCCATTATTACCAGAGAACAAACCGCGTTATTTGATGGGAGTTGGGACGGCAGATTCTTTGATCGATGGAGTGATCCGCGGAGTCGATATTTTTGATTGTGTTTTACCAACGCGAATTGCCCGAAATGGAACCGCGATGACCCATCGGGGACGAGTTGTGATCAAAAACGCTCGCTACGAAGAGGATTTCTCGCCGCTTGATAGCGAGTGTGATTGTGATACTTGTCGCAATTATACGAAGGCTTATATTCGTAGCCTTTTTGCTAATCATGAAATCTTGGGGATTAGGTTGGTTAGCTATCACAACCTATATTTCCTTACGCATTTAATGCGGCAAGTTCGACAAGCCATTTTGGATGAGAATCTGTTAGAATTTAGAGAGGATTTCTTTGAAAAGTATGGCTTTAATCAAAAAAATGCTAAAAATTTTTAA
- the queA gene encoding tRNA preQ1(34) S-adenosylmethionine ribosyltransferase-isomerase QueA, which produces MNLLSTESYDYDLPPELIAQTPIIDRSSSRLLVLDRKTDQLTDQHFYNIIDYLNPGDTLVLNDSKVMPARLIGEKSDTHGHVEFLLLKNTHSNDWEVLAKPARHLHSKTEVVFGNGLLKATIQDYLGEGRFNVTFNYEGVFLEILDQLGEMPLPPYIKEKLADKDRYQTVYAKNWGSAAAPTAGLHWTKDLLAKVKDKGVNVAYLTLHVGLGTFRPVNTDNVKEHHMHSEYYILDEKTADLINQTHQEGHRVIANGTTVVRTLETVAHNHDGKIVADSGYTDIFIYPGFKWEAVDELITNFHLPKSTLVMLVASFANREQILAAYEHAIKQKYRFFSFGDAMLIK; this is translated from the coding sequence ATAAATTTATTATCAACGGAGAGTTACGATTACGATTTACCGCCAGAATTAATCGCTCAAACTCCGATTATAGATCGTTCCAGTTCACGTCTTTTGGTGCTAGATCGTAAAACTGATCAATTGACGGACCAACATTTCTATAATATTATTGATTATCTAAATCCAGGTGATACTTTGGTCTTAAACGATTCGAAGGTCATGCCTGCCCGCTTAATCGGAGAAAAATCAGATACTCATGGACATGTTGAATTTCTATTATTAAAAAACACTCATAGTAATGATTGGGAAGTTCTAGCCAAACCAGCACGCCATCTTCATTCGAAAACAGAGGTAGTTTTTGGAAATGGCTTATTGAAAGCTACGATTCAAGACTATCTTGGAGAAGGACGCTTCAATGTAACTTTTAATTACGAGGGAGTTTTCCTAGAAATTTTAGATCAGTTGGGAGAAATGCCGCTGCCGCCCTACATTAAAGAAAAATTGGCAGATAAAGATCGTTACCAAACAGTTTATGCTAAAAACTGGGGATCGGCAGCCGCTCCAACAGCAGGGTTACATTGGACCAAAGACTTACTTGCAAAAGTTAAAGATAAAGGTGTTAATGTCGCGTATCTTACTTTACACGTGGGATTAGGGACATTTCGTCCGGTGAATACCGACAATGTTAAAGAACATCATATGCATAGTGAGTATTATATCTTGGATGAAAAGACTGCCGATTTAATTAATCAAACTCATCAAGAAGGTCATCGCGTGATAGCTAATGGGACAACGGTGGTAAGGACACTTGAAACTGTTGCTCATAATCATGACGGTAAAATTGTCGCTGACTCAGGATATACAGATATTTTTATTTATCCTGGATTCAAGTGGGAAGCAGTAGACGAACTCATTACTAATTTCCATTTGCCGAAGTCGACACTTGTCATGTTAGTGGCATCTTTTGCTAATCGTGAACAGATTTTAGCAGCATATGAACACGCAATTAAACAAAAGTATCGTTTCTTTAGCTTTGGCGATGCGATGTTAATTAAATGA
- the ruvB gene encoding Holliday junction branch migration DNA helicase RuvB produces the protein MDFNDDLDLLNSEITDLEEEQSNDSIRPQTLASYVGQSKVKAELEVYIKAAQMREEAMDHVLFYGPPGLGKTTLANIIANELHANLKTTSGPAIEKAGDLVSIISSLEPGDVLFIDEIHRIPRSIEEILYSVMEDYYLDINLNGQEGTRMVHLDVPPFTLVGATTRAGMLTAPLRDRFGITERLNFYNSSELEQIVIRSAGILDYQITEEGAKEIALRSRGTPRIANRLLRRIRDFAQVENKSEIDQKIARQALDQLQVDSKGLDQLDRKILDLMYDLYQGRAVGIRTIAANLGEKGETIEEIYEPYLLQLGFIARTPSGRMITPMGIEHLKKVRKEEKFE, from the coding sequence ATGGATTTTAATGACGATTTAGATTTATTAAATAGCGAGATTACGGATTTAGAGGAAGAGCAGTCAAATGATTCTATTCGCCCTCAAACGTTAGCTAGCTATGTAGGTCAGAGTAAGGTTAAAGCTGAATTAGAAGTTTATATTAAGGCAGCTCAGATGCGTGAAGAGGCGATGGATCATGTGCTTTTTTATGGACCTCCTGGTCTTGGAAAAACAACTTTAGCCAATATTATTGCCAATGAACTTCATGCTAATCTGAAAACAACCAGCGGTCCTGCAATTGAGAAGGCTGGTGATTTAGTTTCGATCATTTCATCTCTTGAGCCAGGAGATGTTTTGTTTATTGACGAAATTCACCGAATTCCGCGCTCGATTGAAGAAATTCTTTACAGTGTTATGGAAGATTACTATCTTGATATCAATCTTAACGGTCAAGAGGGAACACGCATGGTTCATCTCGATGTACCCCCATTTACTTTAGTTGGTGCTACTACTCGAGCGGGGATGTTAACAGCTCCCTTAAGAGACCGTTTCGGTATTACTGAACGGCTTAACTTTTATAATAGTTCTGAATTAGAACAGATAGTGATTCGTTCAGCTGGAATTCTAGATTACCAAATCACAGAGGAAGGCGCTAAGGAAATTGCTCTACGTTCACGCGGCACGCCCCGGATTGCTAACCGACTTTTAAGGAGAATTAGAGATTTTGCACAAGTTGAGAATAAATCTGAAATTGATCAAAAGATTGCCCGCCAGGCACTTGATCAACTTCAAGTTGATTCAAAAGGCTTAGATCAACTTGATCGCAAAATTTTAGATCTAATGTATGATCTCTATCAAGGTCGAGCGGTCGGTATTAGAACCATTGCAGCAAATTTAGGAGAAAAAGGTGAAACAATTGAAGAAATATACGAGCCTTATTTACTCCAATTGGGCTTTATTGCTCGCACCCCATCTGGGAGAATGATTACTCCTATGGGGATTGAACATTTAAAAAAAGTTAGAAAAGAAGAGAAATTTGAATAG
- the ruvA gene encoding Holliday junction branch migration protein RuvA: MFAFIEGIVAQIEAGAVILNINGIGFRIKNGDPYSFNLGDQARLYTHMVSTDTDLTLYGFKTTAELELFEKLLKVSGIGPKSAHAIVASKDATKLAEAVENDDLKLLMKFPGVGKRTAQQIILDLKGKLGTVSKNEGLFAVENQALQDAIDALIALGFSEKEAQGAGKIMKKEQKELTTQEYLKLGLSILTDK, translated from the coding sequence ATGTTTGCATTCATTGAAGGGATCGTTGCGCAAATTGAAGCGGGAGCGGTTATTTTAAATATTAATGGGATCGGATTTAGAATTAAAAATGGTGATCCTTACTCTTTTAATTTAGGAGATCAGGCGCGGCTTTATACCCACATGGTTTCTACCGATACTGATTTAACTTTGTACGGTTTTAAAACGACAGCAGAATTAGAGCTATTTGAGAAACTTTTAAAAGTTTCAGGAATCGGGCCAAAAAGTGCTCATGCGATTGTCGCTTCAAAAGATGCGACAAAATTAGCAGAAGCAGTCGAGAATGACGATCTTAAACTATTGATGAAATTTCCTGGTGTGGGTAAAAGGACTGCTCAACAAATTATTTTAGATCTCAAAGGTAAGCTGGGTACCGTTTCTAAAAATGAAGGCCTATTTGCAGTTGAAAATCAGGCTCTTCAAGATGCAATTGATGCACTAATTGCACTTGGATTTAGTGAAAAAGAAGCTCAAGGTGCAGGGAAAATTATGAAAAAAGAGCAAAAAGAATTGACTACACAAGAATATTTAAAACTCGGCCTAAGCATTTTAACGGATAAATAA
- a CDS encoding undecaprenyl-diphosphate phosphatase, which yields MIHILQAVIIGIIEGITEFLPISSTGHIVLAENLMKIPTTVDPNAKIVAFDANFWTMFSYVIQLGAIFAVIFIYFNRLNPFSGKKDRQQKHDTWQLWFYVVVGVIPSVVVGLPLNDWMDEHLMNWQVVSATLIIYGILFIVIENWNRTRQIRRTKLHNMTYGLALSIGCFQALSIVPGTSRSGATILGALILGMSRMAATEFSFFLAIPTMFGVTILKLGKFFLKGATMSGLELTTLLVGFVVSMIVAWFAVVFLMNYLKKHNFKVFGVYRIILGFVVIIAGAFFKLF from the coding sequence ATGATACATATTCTTCAAGCAGTTATTATCGGTATTATCGAAGGAATTACCGAGTTTTTACCTATTAGTTCGACAGGCCATATTGTTTTAGCTGAAAATCTAATGAAAATCCCAACAACGGTTGATCCGAATGCGAAAATTGTCGCATTTGATGCCAATTTCTGGACCATGTTCAGTTACGTGATTCAACTGGGAGCAATTTTTGCAGTAATTTTCATTTATTTTAATCGGCTGAATCCTTTTTCTGGCAAAAAAGATCGGCAACAAAAACACGATACTTGGCAATTATGGTTTTATGTCGTGGTGGGAGTGATTCCCTCAGTGGTAGTGGGATTGCCGCTAAACGACTGGATGGATGAACACTTGATGAACTGGCAGGTGGTTTCAGCTACTTTGATAATTTATGGAATTCTTTTCATTGTAATTGAAAATTGGAATCGGACTCGCCAGATTCGGCGCACAAAACTGCATAATATGACTTATGGATTAGCGCTATCGATCGGCTGCTTTCAAGCACTAAGCATTGTTCCTGGGACTTCACGTTCGGGCGCAACGATTTTGGGTGCTTTAATCCTAGGAATGAGCCGGATGGCAGCAACTGAATTTTCTTTCTTTCTGGCAATTCCGACAATGTTTGGGGTGACGATTTTAAAGTTAGGGAAATTTTTCTTAAAAGGTGCTACAATGAGCGGTCTTGAACTTACTACTCTTTTAGTGGGATTTGTTGTTTCAATGATTGTGGCTTGGTTTGCAGTAGTATTTCTAATGAACTACCTTAAAAAGCATAATTTCAAAGTGTTTGGTGTTTATCGAATCATACTGGGTTTTGTGGTAATTATTGCAGGAGCCTTTTTCAAACTTTTCTAA
- the mutL gene encoding DNA mismatch repair endonuclease MutL, with product MTNKIHVLSADMINVIAAGEVIERPASVVKELVENSIDAGSTDIRIYVKQAGIEEIKVIDNGAGINPDELELAITAHTTSKVNRTGDIFRLKTMGFRGEALASIVQISRFELSSQTKNELGKTIIGAGGKVTERKTISKAVGTTVTVRELFFNTPVRLKYLKSISTELRHVTDIVQRLAMSQPQIKFSLYSNGKEILHTAGNGDFRQTVAGIYGVEFSQSLIEISKKDDDFSVNGFVSRPDNTRSNRRNINFSVNGRVVRSLELTRYLLDGYRTKLMVGRFPTAVIEIELDPHLVDVNIHPSKQELKISKIDQLGGLINQAVDQALGHLDLIPAADPNKMSFSDVIDPAVEMQKHFESLSHASVDYFTQNPQVAVGQVKENGEASELPNFEVEKPNQADFSNIPLFMPEDQQQMKKWDERYSNEKKVASFVDDKSDISTDKPKDSNLFTKAEEKSRFPTLEYVGQVQGTYLLANTKDGLYIIDQHAAQERINFEYYRQKLGEVNSDEQTLLVPLVLEYSQSDFSEIQGKKSVLADLGIHLTEFGGNSFLLNQYPAWIKANQVKSTIKEMIDFILNNHQITLENFRLKTAKMMSCKRAIKAHQFLSDSEARELIKNLAMCENPFNCPHGRPVLVQITNHDLDRMFKRLQDPHLHDLGLSVD from the coding sequence ATGACGAATAAAATTCATGTTCTATCAGCGGATATGATTAATGTAATTGCTGCAGGGGAAGTAATTGAACGCCCTGCCTCAGTAGTTAAAGAATTAGTTGAAAATTCAATTGATGCTGGGTCAACCGATATTCGAATTTATGTCAAACAAGCTGGAATAGAAGAAATTAAGGTGATTGACAATGGAGCAGGGATCAATCCCGATGAACTTGAATTGGCGATTACTGCTCATACCACCAGCAAGGTAAATCGGACTGGGGATATTTTCCGGCTTAAAACGATGGGTTTTCGAGGTGAAGCACTTGCTAGTATTGTTCAGATATCTCGTTTTGAATTATCCTCACAAACTAAAAATGAGTTGGGCAAAACGATTATTGGAGCTGGTGGAAAGGTTACTGAGCGAAAAACGATCAGTAAGGCAGTTGGGACTACAGTAACAGTCCGAGAACTTTTCTTTAATACGCCAGTTAGATTGAAATATTTGAAATCAATTTCGACTGAGTTGAGGCATGTTACTGATATTGTCCAACGTCTGGCGATGAGTCAGCCTCAAATTAAGTTTTCCCTTTATTCAAACGGCAAAGAAATTTTACATACCGCTGGAAACGGAGATTTTAGACAGACAGTTGCTGGAATTTACGGTGTCGAGTTTTCTCAGAGTCTTATTGAAATATCCAAAAAAGATGATGATTTTTCGGTTAATGGTTTTGTCTCCCGTCCTGATAATACGCGATCTAACCGCCGTAATATTAATTTTAGTGTGAATGGGAGAGTCGTTCGAAGCTTGGAATTGACTCGTTATCTTCTAGACGGATATCGGACTAAATTAATGGTTGGCCGTTTTCCAACCGCCGTAATTGAAATTGAGTTGGATCCGCATCTGGTTGATGTTAATATCCATCCTTCCAAACAAGAGCTGAAAATTTCGAAAATTGATCAATTAGGCGGTTTAATTAATCAAGCAGTTGATCAAGCTTTGGGCCACTTGGATTTAATACCAGCTGCTGATCCTAATAAAATGAGCTTTTCTGATGTGATCGATCCAGCAGTCGAGATGCAAAAGCATTTTGAATCATTGAGTCATGCATCAGTTGATTATTTCACTCAAAATCCACAAGTGGCTGTCGGGCAAGTTAAAGAAAATGGTGAAGCATCAGAGTTACCAAACTTTGAAGTGGAAAAACCTAATCAGGCAGATTTTTCAAACATTCCGCTGTTTATGCCGGAAGATCAGCAACAAATGAAAAAATGGGACGAACGTTATTCCAACGAAAAGAAAGTGGCATCTTTTGTTGATGATAAATCGGACATTTCAACTGATAAGCCTAAAGATAGTAATCTTTTTACTAAGGCTGAGGAAAAAAGTCGTTTTCCAACGTTAGAATACGTTGGTCAGGTTCAAGGAACTTATTTACTTGCAAACACCAAAGATGGTCTTTATATTATTGATCAGCATGCCGCGCAAGAACGAATTAATTTCGAGTATTATCGCCAAAAACTTGGTGAAGTTAATTCGGATGAACAAACCCTTTTAGTGCCGTTAGTTTTGGAATATTCACAAAGTGATTTTTCGGAAATTCAGGGTAAGAAGTCGGTCTTAGCTGATTTGGGGATTCATTTAACAGAATTTGGCGGCAACAGTTTCTTACTTAATCAGTATCCAGCTTGGATTAAAGCTAATCAGGTGAAGTCAACGATTAAAGAAATGATCGATTTTATTCTTAACAATCATCAAATCACCCTAGAGAATTTTCGTTTAAAGACTGCCAAAATGATGAGCTGTAAAAGAGCAATTAAGGCACATCAATTTCTCTCAGATAGCGAAGCACGTGAATTAATCAAAAATTTAGCAATGTGCGAAAATCCCTTTAATTGTCCGCATGGGCGCCCAGTTTTGGTGCAAATTACCAATCATGATTTAGATCGAATGTTTAAAAGACTTCAAGATCCGCATTTACATGATCTGGGTTTGAGTGTAGATTAG